Genomic segment of Deltaproteobacteria bacterium:
GCGGCACCACGCCCACCACGTCCGCGCCCTGGTCCTTGGCGTCCTTGGCGAGGTCGATGGTGGTGGGGGTGTCGGCCGTGCCCGCGTGGATCACCACCGGGATGCGCCCGGCCACCCGGTCGATGACGAGCTTGGCGGTGCGCTTGCGCTCGTCCGGCGTGAGCGCCGGCCCCTGGCCGAAGGTGCCGAGCACGAACAGGCCGTGCACGCCCGTTTCCACGTAGAACTCCGTGAGGGCCAGCACCGCGTTCTCGTCCACCGCGCCGGTGTCGGTGAACGGGGTCGGCAGGGGGATGTACATTCCTTTCAGACGTTCCATGGACCTCTCCTCTCGGATCGCACAAATTTCCTGGGTGTACTCCGCTGCCGGCAAGAAGGATCCGGGTGCGCGGCCGCCACTTGTGACGCAGGACTCTAGACGGGGTAATAGGCCAACGGCCACGGGGTGTCAACAGAGCGGGGACGGTGGATGGGAACCCTGCGCGGCTATCCGCGCCTTTCCTGAGACAGGTTGAAGCTCACGATGATCCGATCGGCGTCCTTGCCCTTGGCCTTGGAACGATTCGGATCCACGCTGTGGTACAGCCAACTGGGGAAGATCAGCATTCTGCCGGCCACGGGCTTGTACTGGACCTTGGTCCAGCAGCTTCGCGAGCGCTTGGCGTCGGGGATGTATTCGGCGGGAGTCATCAGGTTCTGGGTGCGCGGATCGATGAACTCGATTCGACCCGCGTTCCTGGGTGCCTGGACGTAGTAGACGCCGCTCCAGAGGCAGCCGGGATGGATATGGGCCCGGTTCGAGCTGCCCGGTGGATTGATGATCGACCACATGGTGCCGATTCTCAGTCGATAGGACGTGTGGTATCCCAGCTCGCGGCACATCATGGCCGCGGCATCGTCGACGTGTTGAACCAATCCCCCGAACGTGACGTCCTTGTGCAGCTTGACGTGGCTGTGCCAGCTCCCCAGCTCCGGGAAGATCGACCTGCGCACCCCTGTTCTGTCCCGTTCCCGTTCGGCGTAGATCGCCTCGAGCAGGTGGGCGTTCAGGTTCTCGCTGTCCGGAACATCCAGAGAGAAAATGAGCGTCGGAAAATGTTGTGCCACCTTGAGGGCGTCTTCGGACACCGTAGTCACCTCTTCACCAGCGCAGCCGATAGGCCACCCCGATGCGCCAACTGCTCGCACCGGGTTCGTGTTGCGTGTCCAAAGTATGCGCCACCTGGATCACACCCCGCCCCTGACCAAACGGAGCCTCGTGAGTGACGGCCAACTCAAGCTCCCGGCCCTCGGGCGCCAGTGACAGCTTCGCCCTGTCGTAGGCGGGAACGCCGTCCCTCAGCCCTGCCAGATAAGTGAACGTCGCGTCGCCCGATTCGGCTCGAAGAGGCTGCGACAACGCGATCCGCGACCAAGGGCCGCGACCGCGTTCTCCCCGCTCAAGACCGAAATCCCACGCCGACAACACGTGAGCGTCGATGGCGAGCATGGCGCCGGGCTCGTGGAAGACTTGCCCCAAGGCCAGTGTCGCCGAGGTTCTCAAGGTCCACGCATCATGCAGTTCGATCCTGGTGTTTCGTCCCACCCACGCCGTCATCGACCGGACTCCACGGCCGAAGGCGCCGGAAACGCCGCTCCCCTGCCAAGAGGCCGAATCCCCAAGAAAGCCCCATCTGAATCCGTCCGACGGCGACCGCTCCAGGCCGAACCTGTTTGCGCCCAACAGCAGGCGTACGCCGCGGTCATCCGCCGGCCCCGCGATTGTTCCCGGAGAGAACCCGAGATGCAGTTGCCCGCCTCCTTCATCGTCCGGCCCGAAAAAGCCGGGAATCGGCGAGACCCGATCGTCCATCGGCCGGATGTATGCCACGGGCGATGACCAGAACGGTGCTCCAAGGCTATCGAGGAACGCCACTTCCACGCCCCGAGACGCCAGTCGCCGGCCGAGGTTCCCTATGGCGGACGGCACGCGGGCCGCGGAGCGCAGGGCGGCCGCACTCACCGACGGGGTACCCGTCGTCGTGCTCCCCACGGGCTGCAACGCCGCCTCGATGTCGAGCAGCCCGGCGCCGTAAATCTCGAGCTGAGCATACCGCCCGCTATTGTCGGCCGTATCCACAACCCGCTTCACGATTGCGCTGTTTCCGAGCTGCCCCCGAAAATGCTCCATGAGCAGCGCAATCGTACCGCTTACCACGGGCGCCGCGAATGACGTCCCTTCGATCTTGTGAAAGACGTGTCCCCTGCCGGCATTGCCGGCCGCGTTCACCGTCCCCGGCGCCGCCAGACAGAAATGCCGTCCCCAGCGCTCTACGTCCCAATCCGAGGGAAGCGCCCCGCAGAAATTGGTGTAGGCCGCATGGCTGCCGTCTTGATCCACCGCCATCACGGACAACTGATGCCCCCGCACGTGCGGCTCGTGGTAGGGAAGGTTCGCCCCCAAACCCGAGAACTCCTCGCTGTCGTTTCCCGCCGCGTAGACCACGACGGTACGCTCGTCGGGGTGCCTTTCCGTTTGCATGAAGGCGCGCCACGTTCTGGGTAGAATCTGGCGCAGGCGGTCACCCCACCACGCCGTCTCGTCCTCCAGGGCTTTCTGAATTCCGGCCGGATCGAACACGCCGATTCCGAAACTGCGGTTGATGATGTCGTAGTGCGCGTAGTCGTCCATGACGGCCTTCGCCATCGTGGAATCCACCTCCTCGCGTTCCGAAGAGGACATCACCGCGATTCTGTCCAGAACGCCGCGAGAGACGTTCTCCCCCGCGCCCCCGTCGGATGCAAACCTTCTCGCGACAGGGATGATCGTAGCGCCTGGTGCAATACCGAAGTCGCGGCCCGCGGCAACCGAGGCGACGGCGGTGCCATGACGATCCTCGCCCGCGGCATGGGGAAACTCCGACCATCGATCGGGGCTGCCTTCCTCGTAGTGATCGTTCCTTACGAACCACCGCTCTCCGTCCCCGGGCCAACCATTGGCGTTCACGGCTGCCTGTACCGTCTGTATGCGGAGAACGTCGTGTTCGGAATCGTACGAAAACACCTTGCAACCGAGCGCCGCGCGCTCCGTCTCGCCGGCACCCTCGCACTGCCTTGCATCCGAGGAAGGGTCGTCTGCATCCGGTACGGGATGCGTAAGCACGGCACCGTCGAAGGAGACTCGCCCCGCGAATTCGGGGAGCGTGTAATTCACGATATCGTCCTCGATGGCGATCCGCACACCGGTTCCCGTCAGTCCCTTCGCATACGCGTGATGCACGCCGACCATTTCCAGCACACGGGGCTGAAAGATGCTGAAGCGTTCAGTCGTCAGGGAATCGTCGGCCGAGCAGGTACCAGTCAGGCATTCCCTTATCGCATCCCTTATCCCGAACCGATCCAACTCAGCCTCCAGATCGTTGCTCAATTGCTCGACCACGATCGTCGCGTGCTCAAGGACGTTCTTCGCCTCTGCCAGTTCAGAGACCCTGCGCTCATATTCGCTTCTCAGGAAAAGCTGATCCCTGAAGGTGTCAAGGACATCGGACCAGCTCGCGCCGGGTTCGTCGCCGTTTTCGGTGGAGGAGCTTCTGAGAAAGGACACGATTGCGGCCCTGAAAGCTTCCTCACCGGTCGTCAGAGCCTCTCTCGCATTTGCCAGAGCTTGATTGGATTCTTCAACCGCGGTCTCCGCCTGCTGAAGTGCCTGTTGCTTTTCGATTAGAGTGGCCCCGTCGGCGCGGTTGTTGTTCTCGTCCCCCTCATCGCCCTCGTCGCCTTCATCGCCCTCATCCCCCTCATCACCCTCGTTATTCTCGTCTCCTTCATCACCCTCATCGCCCCCGTCGCCGTTGCTCTCGTCCCCCTCATCACCCTCATCGTTCTCATCGCCCTCGTCACCTTCATCGTTCTCGTCGCCTTCATCGTTCTCGTCGTTCTCGTCACCTTCATCGCCTTCGTCGTTCTCGTCGCGTTCATCGCCCTCATCGCCGCCATCATCATCGTCGTCATCATCATCGTCGTCGTCGTCATCATCGTCATCATCGGCGGCGTAGGGACCACCATTCACGCTGGCACGAGCCTCTGGAACGAGGTGAAACGGGATCCTCTCGCTCAACATTCCGGCCCTCAGCACCAGACACAGCGAGATCAGGGTGCTGATCAGGACCGACGCCATCCAGCGCAGAATGGCTGGTTCGCCGTCGAGCGGTCTCTTTTTCGACATCATGGTGTCCTCCCGCAAGGGTTTTGTCTCTCGGGGAAGAAGTGACACCAAGTAACTGGGGTGCCGCATCGCGCGTTTGTGATAACAGGCGCCGCATATGGCAAACGGCATACAAAATCGGCTTCTTAAACGTGTGATATATGCGGCACCTCCGCGCGTTGGCTGGCGGGCCGGTTCGTCCCTTTGAAAGGGACTCCCGGTAGTGGTAGGGTGGTCAACACCAGCCCAAAGGCCCGACCGTCTCCAGGAACGAAAAGAGACCGCTCTTGAACGACCTGTTCAAAGGAGTGCCCAAGCGACGGATGCTGGCGTTGGCGATGCTGACGTTGGCGATGGTGTTCTTCGCCTACGACCTGATCGTGGATGCGCTCTTCGAGGGCGAGTTCGGGTCACCGCATTTCGTCATCGAAGCCTTTGTTTTTGCTGCGGTTTCGTGGACACTGGTCGTCAATCTGAGGGACCTCATCGGCCTGCGCGCACGTCTGGAGCAGGAGCAGAATCGAAACAAGTTGCTCGCCGGGGAACTCGCCACCGGCATCGAAGATCAAATGGACGCCTGGCGGCTCACCCGTAGCGAGAAGGAAGTCGCGTGGCTGATTATCAAGGGTTTCCGCTTCGCGGAAATCGCGGATTTGCGTGGGGTCAAGGAAAACACGACCCGACTACAGGCGAGCGCGCTTTATGCGAAAGCCGGGGTAAGCGGTCGGGCGGAATTTGTCGCCGAGATCGTCCATCAGTTGCTCATGCCCATTACCGAAGATGAACTGCGCGAGGGGACGGCGAGGATCCGCGTCTCTCCGACAGAAAGCCCATCCGGCGGCGCCGGTTTGGCGACGGATGACCCGCAAGAGGACGCGAGCACCGTAAGGAGAGCGACGCGACACTAGTGTCTAGTGTCCTGGTGACTCCCGCGGGAATCGAACCAGACCGCTAACGCTGCGCCGTAACCTCGATCTCGATGAGCTTGCCCAACGCCGAGTAGCCCTCCACGAAGGAGCACTCCGTACTTTCGGCGGGCACTCTCGCGGCCTCGTGAAACGCCTGCCGTAGCGCCGCCGGGTCTTCCTCCTGGTGGAGGAAGAACGACACCCGCACCACCTGTTCCCATGACGTTCCGGCGTGCTCCAGGGAGCCGCCGATGCGGCCGCAGATCTCGCTCACCTGCTGAGGAAGGTTGCCGGTGGTGGTGGTGACACCGGAGAGGAAGACGCGTCCCTCCAGATCGAGATAGCGCAGCGGCACGATGGGCGGGTCGTATTCCACGAGCTCCTTCCCGGCGCCGGAGCGCATGGCGATGAAGTCCAGCGCCACGCTGGCATCGGAATCGATGTGCGCCGGCGCGATGTAGCTGGAGCTGGCCGAGCGCGCCTTGCCGCTCAATCGCCGGGAACGCGCTTGGCTCCCGAGGTTGCGGCTCTCCCGGTCCCGCGCCCACAGGCGCGTACGCACCGTGTCGTCCAGGGACACACCCAGCCTCCCGATGCCCTCCGCGATGCGGTCGAGGATCCCGTCCACGCCCGCGTCGCCGGCCGCGCCGGCGGCGCCCTCGCAGGAAACCGCGACGCATTCGCGGCCGAGCCACTCGAAGGATTTCATGTGCATGGCGTCACTCCTTTTGCCTGGTCCGATCAGGGCGGGTCACGACACCGGGGTGTCGAAGAAAGCCAGCGTGCGCACCTCGATGCTCTCGCGCGCCGGCGCATCCGGCGGGGCCGTGGGGTCGTCGAACGAGGTGTGGGCCGTGAAGCGGGCGCGGCCGTCCTTGTCCGAGTCGAACACCTTGAAGACGATGGCCTCGTTCCGGGCCATTGCCGGGAAGTAGAACCAGCGGTGATCCGGGCTGTACTTGATCTGGTAGGTCTCGCCGATGCGCCCGGGGTAGCTGCGCTGGGACGCGATCAACTCCTCGGCGCGCAGGCTGCGGGCGTCGGCGATGGCCAGCGGATTGGTGCGCACCGGGTTCCGGGTGGGCCGCCACACCTGGATGATGGCGAAACGTCCCTGAAGCAGGCGCTCCGCCTCCTCCTCCGGCAGGAGGTCGCGCACGCGCTTGGGCGCCGACCACTCCGTGTAGTCGTTGTGCACGGAGCGGTTGGGCTCTCGCACCTTCCGTTCCGCGCGGATGCCGTCGTCCTGGGCACGGAGCGTGTGGTCGAAGATGACCACCCGTGATGCGCCGCTCTCGCGTTTCACCAGCGCGTCGATCTCCGGGTAATAGACGGACCGAAGTTCGTCTTCGTCGTAGAAGTCCTTGACTTGCGTGTCGTGCCGCACCAGGACGAACCCTTCGCGCTCCAGGGACAGCTCGTCCGCGATGGCGCGCCCGTTGTGGATGACGGTGCGATGCGGGTCGTGCTTCCCGGTGCGCAGCACCGGCGTGCTGTTGAGCACGGCCGTGTGGGTGACGGGCTTGACGCCCGTGTCCACCGCGTAGTTGAGGATTGTTTCGACCGAATCCAGCGGGGCCTCTGCCGTCTCCATCCGACTCATTCGCGCACCTCCATCGTGCTGGGTTGTCGCTCAACGCGGATGGTATCAGCCCGGTACCGCTTCGACAACGGTCGGCGGGAGGCCCTCCGGGAGGGCGGCGGCCCGCTTCGCGCGCATTGACAGCCAACGGTCCCTTGGCTAACGTTCCGTTCGTACAGGCCGCGGCAATGCCGGCCCCGACGGAACGCACCCGGCGCGGGCCGGGTCCCGGCGGCGCGGCCTTCGAAAGGAGCCCGTAATGGCACGCGAGTACAACGTCATTTCGGCCGACGGCCATATTGACCTCAACCCCGACATCTGGCGCGACCGGGTGGCCGCGTCCATGCGCGAGCGCGCGCCCAAGCGGGTCAAGATGCCCAACGGGTCGGACGCGGTGGTGGTGGACGGCGGCGAGCCCAACACCATCGGCGTCACCCGGAGCGTCCGTGTCAACAAGGAAGACATGGCCACTCAGGTGCCCACCTTCGAGTCCTGCGCCGGCACCGGGCCGCCCGCGCAGCGGCTCGAGGAGCAGGACCGGGACGGCATCGACGCGGAGGTCGTGTTCTCGCAGATCTCCTTCGTGCTGGAGCAGGCCAAGGACCGCGAGCTCTATTGCGAGCTGGTGCGCGCCTACAACGAGTTCCTGGGCGAGGAGTACATGGCGCCGGCGCCCGACCGCATCATTCCCATGGGCGTCATTCCCACCAGCGGCATCGACGACGCGGTGCGGGAACTGGAGCACTGCGCCAGGCTGGGCCTCAGGGGCGTCAAGCTCGACAAGTTCCCCAGCGGCCGCGGCTACCCCACGGACGAGGACGACCGTTTCTGGGCCGCGTCCCTGGACTTGGGCGTCGCCCTGACCAACCACAACACAGGCAACATGGGTTCCGGCAAGGGCGGTGAGCCCGCGTTTCCGTACGAACGCCGGCCCGGCCCCGACGTGCATGTGAAGGAGCCCATGAACTACTTCTTCCGCTTCACCAACGACGCCATGGTGGGTGCGGTGCAGATGGCCTTCGCGGGCGTGTGGGACCGCTTCCCCACCCTCAAGATGTACTGGGCCGAGACCATGATCGGGTGGTTCGAGTACGGCCTGTGGCAGCTCGACGACCACTACCAGCGCTACATGCCCATGATCCACCAGTTCTGGGGCCTTCATTACCTGGACAGGAAGCCCAGCGAGTA
This window contains:
- a CDS encoding dihydrodipicolinate synthase family protein, with protein sequence MERLKGMYIPLPTPFTDTGAVDENAVLALTEFYVETGVHGLFVLGTFGQGPALTPDERKRTAKLVIDRVAGRIPVVIHAGTADTPTTIDLAKDAKDQGADVVGVVPPYYFDHLDDEVLAHYAKVYEAIQYPMFIYNNAVNSGYRMTAPW
- a CDS encoding TIGR02466 family protein — its product is MSEDALKVAQHFPTLIFSLDVPDSENLNAHLLEAIYAERERDRTGVRRSIFPELGSWHSHVKLHKDVTFGGLVQHVDDAAAMMCRELGYHTSYRLRIGTMWSIINPPGSSNRAHIHPGCLWSGVYYVQAPRNAGRIEFIDPRTQNLMTPAEYIPDAKRSRSCWTKVQYKPVAGRMLIFPSWLYHSVDPNRSKAKGKDADRIIVSFNLSQERRG
- a CDS encoding S8 family serine peptidase; protein product: MMSKKRPLDGEPAILRWMASVLISTLISLCLVLRAGMLSERIPFHLVPEARASVNGGPYAADDDDDDDDDDDDDDDDDGGDEGDERDENDEGDEGDENDENDEGDENDEGDEGDENDEGDEGDESNGDGGDEGDEGDENNEGDEGDEGDEGDEGDEGDENNNRADGATLIEKQQALQQAETAVEESNQALANAREALTTGEEAFRAAIVSFLRSSSTENGDEPGASWSDVLDTFRDQLFLRSEYERRVSELAEAKNVLEHATIVVEQLSNDLEAELDRFGIRDAIRECLTGTCSADDSLTTERFSIFQPRVLEMVGVHHAYAKGLTGTGVRIAIEDDIVNYTLPEFAGRVSFDGAVLTHPVPDADDPSSDARQCEGAGETERAALGCKVFSYDSEHDVLRIQTVQAAVNANGWPGDGERWFVRNDHYEEGSPDRWSEFPHAAGEDRHGTAVASVAAGRDFGIAPGATIIPVARRFASDGGAGENVSRGVLDRIAVMSSSEREEVDSTMAKAVMDDYAHYDIINRSFGIGVFDPAGIQKALEDETAWWGDRLRQILPRTWRAFMQTERHPDERTVVVYAAGNDSEEFSGLGANLPYHEPHVRGHQLSVMAVDQDGSHAAYTNFCGALPSDWDVERWGRHFCLAAPGTVNAAGNAGRGHVFHKIEGTSFAAPVVSGTIALLMEHFRGQLGNSAIVKRVVDTADNSGRYAQLEIYGAGLLDIEAALQPVGSTTTGTPSVSAAALRSAARVPSAIGNLGRRLASRGVEVAFLDSLGAPFWSSPVAYIRPMDDRVSPIPGFFGPDDEGGGQLHLGFSPGTIAGPADDRGVRLLLGANRFGLERSPSDGFRWGFLGDSASWQGSGVSGAFGRGVRSMTAWVGRNTRIELHDAWTLRTSATLALGQVFHEPGAMLAIDAHVLSAWDFGLERGERGRGPWSRIALSQPLRAESGDATFTYLAGLRDGVPAYDRAKLSLAPEGRELELAVTHEAPFGQGRGVIQVAHTLDTQHEPGASSWRIGVAYRLRW
- a CDS encoding RidA family protein; translated protein: MHMKSFEWLGRECVAVSCEGAAGAAGDAGVDGILDRIAEGIGRLGVSLDDTVRTRLWARDRESRNLGSQARSRRLSGKARSASSSYIAPAHIDSDASVALDFIAMRSGAGKELVEYDPPIVPLRYLDLEGRVFLSGVTTTTGNLPQQVSEICGRIGGSLEHAGTSWEQVVRVSFFLHQEEDPAALRQAFHEAARVPAESTECSFVEGYSALGKLIEIEVTAQR
- a CDS encoding CmcJ/NvfI family oxidoreductase; translated protein: MSRMETAEAPLDSVETILNYAVDTGVKPVTHTAVLNSTPVLRTGKHDPHRTVIHNGRAIADELSLEREGFVLVRHDTQVKDFYDEDELRSVYYPEIDALVKRESGASRVVIFDHTLRAQDDGIRAERKVREPNRSVHNDYTEWSAPKRVRDLLPEEEAERLLQGRFAIIQVWRPTRNPVRTNPLAIADARSLRAEELIASQRSYPGRIGETYQIKYSPDHRWFYFPAMARNEAIVFKVFDSDKDGRARFTAHTSFDDPTAPPDAPARESIEVRTLAFFDTPVS
- a CDS encoding amidohydrolase family protein; translation: MAREYNVISADGHIDLNPDIWRDRVAASMRERAPKRVKMPNGSDAVVVDGGEPNTIGVTRSVRVNKEDMATQVPTFESCAGTGPPAQRLEEQDRDGIDAEVVFSQISFVLEQAKDRELYCELVRAYNEFLGEEYMAPAPDRIIPMGVIPTSGIDDAVRELEHCARLGLRGVKLDKFPSGRGYPTDEDDRFWAASLDLGVALTNHNTGNMGSGKGGEPAFPYERRPGPDVHVKEPMNYFFRFTNDAMVGAVQMAFAGVWDRFPTLKMYWAETMIGWFEYGLWQLDDHYQRYMPMIHQFWGLHYLDRKPSEYLRENNYWGFLHDPIGIKRRECIGYEKLMWATDFAHAASEYPNSIPIMERDFEGVPAHEKRAMLVDNCVKYFGLDA